The region AAGCCGGTGGCCGCAATCAGTGAAAGGAAATAGCGGGTTGGCAGATACACCATTGCTATTTTGTGTTGTTCAACCAACAGCCATACAAATGCGAAGATCAATGGCAATGAAATAGATCGGTTACCTGGCTTTCTGAAAATTGTAAAAACAAGAACCAGCAGGCTTATGGCACCCGTGATCAGTAATGTTTTCAATTCCGAAACCCAGATCAGGTGCCTGAAATTAAACCGGTAAACTGTAAGAATACCCGAAATGGTATCGGCAAAACGCTCGCTGGTTTCATACGATAAGATATAATTATAGAACGCCGAATGCGGTAAATACCACACCAAAACGTAAATCAACGCAAATGCCAGAGTAGACAGAGCTGAAACCCCGAAGAAGCGAAATCTTAAGGTACGCTTATCCTTATCAGGTTCGAACAATGCAAACAGTAAAAATGCGACCGGAGGAACAACCGCAATGTATGCAAACTGAATTTTGGTTCCATAAGCCAGGAAGACAAGGAAAGAAGCAACAACTGCCCAAATATATTGAGTTTTAATCTTGCCCTCATGTTTTTCGAACCGAATGAGTGCATACACAGCAAGCAAAATAAAATTGATTGCAAAAGTCTCAATCATCGCGTAATGCGTAAACTGAAAGAAATGATATTGCGATAAAATAAGCATGGCATACAATGCCGCCGGTAGAGTGTATTTCTTTTCTGTTGCCAGCAGAAATACTACTGCCAATGTGAATAAAAGCGAAACTATCCTGGCAACGAGGATGTCGGTTCCAAAAACCAGGAAAAAAGGAAAGAGCACCAGATTAAAAACCGGGGAAATAATAAAGGAGTTGCTGTTGTACAAATCAAGTTTGCCGTGGTTGATATAATCTCTTAATTGTGCTGTGTGCAGACCCTCGTCAGTCCATGCCCCCCTTGTGTTC is a window of Bacteroidales bacterium DNA encoding:
- a CDS encoding phospholipid carrier-dependent glycosyltransferase, which encodes MKRYALAIFLLCIGLTHIPFLLSDPDTQVSLNTRGAWTDEGLHTAQLRDYINHGKLDLYNSNSFIISPVFNLVLFPFFLVFGTDILVARIVSLLFTLAVVFLLATEKKYTLPAALYAMLILSQYHFFQFTHYAMIETFAINFILLAVYALIRFEKHEGKIKTQYIWAVVASFLVFLAYGTKIQFAYIAVVPPVAFLLFALFEPDKDKRTLRFRFFGVSALSTLAFALIYVLVWYLPHSAFYNYILSYETSERFADTISGILTVYRFNFRHLIWVSELKTLLITGAISLLVLVFTIFRKPGNRSISLPLIFAFVWLLVEQHKIAMVYLPTRYFLSLIAATGLFAALSLTALTQNLMKWQVAIFAIVIVLMIFQYSDNYKAYQRRTFDIKAVDAYLRQYDFGSQPVLGIWANTLAAGTKAKTIGVRHDYLNFEDPINNYKPRLIITEFNEAESDNVFSRQGIDLKAISDSMRSFKVWRYDLELYWIKQELINEY